The window TCGTCGGGCGATTTTCCGGATCGTTACGCGTACAAATTTCTCCAATAGGTTTATGATAAATTAATACTCGCGTACTTGCAGGAGGCGATAAATCTATTTGGCGATTATCCACCGTGATGTGATCGTGAAAATTGACCCGTTGCCCAACATGGGCTAATTCGCGGTTGACGAAAATACGACCTTGTTTAATCATTTCTTCAATTTGACGGCGCGAGGCTATTCCTAAATTTGCTAATAATTTTTGAATTTTTTCACTCACTGTAATACTTCTTCTATCATTTCTTCTTGAGTTACATTTTCTGATGAAACTTCCTCACTGATAATTAGCGGTGGATGCTCTGCGTCAGCAGGGATAGTTTCTGTAATAACCTCATCATTAAGTGCCATAACAACCTCATCGGCAACGGGTTTTAATTCTAATTCTGCTTGCACGGTTTTTTCGGTTTTTTCTAAATCGATGATTTCTTGTAAGGTTGGCAAATCGTCTAATTTTTTTAAATTAAAATCATCTAAAAATTGTTTGGTTGTGGCAAATAATGCAGGACGTCCTGGCACTTCTTTGTGTCCAACAATTTTAATCCAACCGCGCTCACTCAAGGTTTTAGTAATGTTAGAACTGACCACCACACCACGAATTTCTTCAATTTGCGCACGGGTTATCGGTTGGCGATAGGCAATTAAGGCCAAGGTTTCCATCACGGCGCGCGAATAACGCGCCGGTTTTTCTTCCCATAAATTAGCAACATAAGCGGCATATTCGCGGCGCGCGTGGATACGAAATCCACTGGCCACTTCGACTAATTCTATTCCGCGTTCGTTATAATCGGTTTGTAATTCGTGCAAGGCTTGACGAATATCCGTGATTTCTGGCATTTCCGTTTCTGGAAATAATTTTTGTAACGCATCGATGGTCAATGGAGAATCGGATGCCATTAAAATCGCTTCGAGACAATTTTTTAATTTCATTTAACTCACTGCCTTAACATGAATGGGAGCAAATGGCTCGTTTTGAACTAATTCCACCATACCACCTCGAATTAATTCGAGCAATGCCAATAAGGTGACCACGACACCCATGCGTCCTTCTTCAAAGGTAAATAAGCTGGGGAATTCTGCAAAGGTTTCGCTGGATAATTTTTCTAAGACCTGTGTCATGCGTTCGCGCACTGATAAAGGTTCGCGAGTGATGTGATGGTGCGCTGTCATTTCCGCGCGTTTCATCACGTCCATGAAGGCATGCATGATATCTTTCAAATCGACTTTGGGTTGTGGTTTTTCGATTTCTACTTTTGGTACCACCACATTTACAGCAAAGGTATCGCGACCATGACGAGGTAATTCGTTTAAGTCTTCGGCGGCTTGTTTAAACCGTTCGTATTCTTGCAAGCGACGAATTAATTCAGCACGGGGATCATCTTCTTCTTGTTCTTCGTTAGCAACGCGGGGTAACAGCATGCGCGATTTTATTTCCGCTAAAATCGCCGCCATTAATAAATATTCTGCCGCTAATTCAAAGCGCAAGGCTTTCATGATTTCCACATATTCCATATATTGACGGGTTATTTGTGCGATTGGAATGTCTAGAATATCGAGATTTTGACGACGAATTAAATATAATAATAAATCGAGTGGACCTTCAAATGCTTCTAAGATAATTTCCAAGGCATCGGGTGGAATGTATAAATCTTTGGGAATTTCTAAAATTTTTTTCCCCGCCACCACAGCGATGGGTTTTAATTCAGGTTCTTCTTCTGCTGCTGTTGTTATTAGGGTTTCTTCCGCTACACTACTCAAAACTGCGTACTCCTTTACGTATAATCGATACCAATAGCATCGCGCACATCCACCATGGTATCTCGCGCCACTTCTTTTGCTCGTTCACAACCTTCAGCGACTACAGCTTTTACTAAACTGGGATTATCCAAATATTCTTGCGCGCGATCGCGGATGGGTACTAACTCTTCTTGAATGGATTGAATTAACGGTTTTTTGCATTCTAAACAACCAATACCTGCACTGCGACAACCTTGGCTAACCCAATCTAAGGTTTCTTGCTTGGAATAGACTTTGTGTAATCCCCATACTGGACATTTTTCTGGATCGCCGGGGTCGGTTAAGCGTACTCGTGCCGGATCGGTTTGCATGGTTTTGACTTTTTGTTCAACAACTTCAGGAGTATCGCGTAACGCAATCGTATTATGATACGACTTCGACATTTTTTGCCCATCTAAACCCGGGAGTTTAGGATTTTGAGTCAGTAACGGTTGCGGTTCGGGTAAAATAATTTTACCGCCGCCTTCTAAATAACCATGTAAACGTTCCCGATCGCTAATACTAATGTGATTTTGTTCTTCTACCAAGGCTTGGCCTGTCGCCAACGCTTCATGATCGCCTTCTTGTTGATAACGTTGCAGCAACGTGCGATAGAGTTTCGCATTTTTTTTACCAAGCTTTAAAATCGCTTCTTGGGCTTTTTGCTCGTAGTCGGTGTCGCGCCCGTAAATATGGTTAAAACGGCGAGCGATTTCGCGAGTGAGTTCGATGTGGGGTACTTGATCTTCACCGACCGGCACATAGGTGGCTTTGTAGAGCATGATATCGGCGCTTTGTAACAAGGGATATCCTAAAAAACCATAGGTAGATAAATCTTTTTCTTTGAGTTTTTCTTGTTGTTCTTTATAGGTGGGAACGCGTTCGAGCCAACCCAGTGGCGTAATCATGGATAAGAGTAAGTGTAATTCGGCGTGTTCAGCAACTTGTGATTGAATAAAAATATTGGCAGAACCTGGATTAATGCCAGCCGCTAACCAATCGACCACCATTTCCCAAACATTGGTTTCAAAGGATTGCGGTTCATCGTAATGCGTGGTTAACGCGTGTAAATCGACGACACAGAAAAAACATTCGTGTTCATGTTGAAGACGCACCCAATTTTTTAACGCACCATGATAATGTCCAAGATGCAAAGCGCCGGTGGGACGCATTCCCGACAAAACGCGGGAAAAGCTGGATTGGTTCAAGTAGGACTCTCCATAAATCATAAAGCGCCTATTTTACCTAGACTGCGCGGATTAGGAAATCAAAAATTATTTACTGCATTCTCCCGACATCACCTTTGCCCTGACGCACGATGGTGGGAATATCATCGACTAAATCAAAGACGGTGGTGGCTTCAAATCCACAATAGCCTCCATCGATAATTAAATCCACCGCATGCCCCACCTGAATATCGATTTCATACGGATCGAGTAAAGGCATTTCTTCGTTGGGTAGGATTAAGGTAGTGGTCATCATCGGTTCCCCCAATGCTTCGAGCAGGGCCATGGCAATTGGATTTTCAGGAATACGAATGCCAATGGTTTTACGATGAGGATTTTGCAACCGCCTGGGCACTTCGCGCGTGGCTTTTAATAAAAAGGTGTAAGGGCCTGGCGTATAGGCTTTTAAAAAACGAAACGCTGAGTTATTGACAATTGCATAGGTGCTTATATCCGATAAATCGCGACAAATTAACGTGAGATTGTGTTTTTCATCGATTTGACGAATTTGGCGGATGCGATCGAGCGCGTGTTTATCGCCAATTTGACAACCCAAGGCGTAGGCAGAATCGGTGGGATAAACAATCACTCCGCCTTGTCGAATAATTTCAATGGCGCGATGAATTAATCGTTGTTGAGGATTGAGCGGATGAATATGAAGTGTGGTGCTCATGAAAATTAGCAGTCCTTGCGAAAATGATGGACAAATTGTAGGGCAAAAAACTCAAGATTGCCAACATTTCCAAATCGGACGTGCTTTAGCGGGTAACGTTGCGAAACGACCTAATTGCCGCCAAGGCATGTGATCGCCATGAAAATCGGAACCCTGAGAACTGTATAAATCAAACTGCTCCGCTAACCGTGCTAAATAGAGCAGTTTATCGTTAGGGGTTTGCGCACTGATAATTTCCAAACCATCACCGCCGGCTTGTTTAAAATCCCGTAATAATTGACGCAATCGTTTGCTTTTGAGTTGATATTCTAAGGGATGAGCTAACACCGCAAATCCCCCCGCTTGTTTGATAAGCTTAATAATGATCGTAAAATCCAACCACGGTTGTTCCACAAAAGCCGGTTTTCCAGGTTTTAAATAGCGCGTAAAAGCCTGTTTAAAATCGTTTGCAAAGCCACACTGCACCAAATATTGAGCAAAATGGACTCGACCCAGATTGTGATCACGATTCAACGCCGCTGTCCCTTCATAGGCGTTGGGAACACCTAATTGCGTTAAGCGCTCGGCAATCGCACGATTGCGCCGTTCGCGACTGCTTTGTTGCTCCGCAATGCCTGCTAATAAATCTGGGTGATGAATATCAATGGCTAATCCTAGAATATGAATATCCACACTTTGCCAGCGTGAAGAAAATTCAATCCCTGGAATAATTTCTAGGTGATTTGCCGCTTGCAGCGCGCTGGGGATGGCAGAAATGGTATCGTGATCGGTAATGGCGAGCATAGTCACACCCACTGCTTCTGCGCGCGCCACTAAGTCTTCTGGAGATAAGCTGCCATCAGAATGATTAGTGTGGGTGTGAAGATCGTAACAGGTTAGCATTTAATTAAAATAATAACTCCATCCCACGAGGATGCTATCGACAGAGGCGCCTCCTTTATAAACATCTTGTTGAGCGCCGATGACACCAGAAGTTGGCGTAAAGGCTTTGGAGATGGTATTAAGATTTTTACCAAACGTATGTTGATAGGTCAGCGAAAGGGCATTGTGATTGTTGAGGGCAAAGCTTGCGCCGACTGCGAGTACAGGTTTGAAATGTCGTGTGGTGGTGACAGGGTCGATACCAGAATTACGAGCAATTTGCCAAATACTATAATGCTGTTGCAAACGCGCAATTCCGGGTTTTAAAAATACACTCCACTGAGAATTCAATACATAACGAAACGTCGCCAATAAATCGAATTGTTCTGAGGTAATACGATATTGATTATTGGAAGCAAACGTCACAGAAGAATAGCCATCATCATGATACGCAAGTTCAGCGCCCATTAAGAAATTAGGATTGACTAGAAATTGATAGCCGGCATTCAGTCCCCAGGCAAAGGCACCACGGGCTTTGCCGTTTAAAGGAGATGCCCCTGTTCTATCGTTGGTGGTGGGGGTGGCAATTTGCGCGGCGCCGAGTTGTCCCGTGATATAAAGCCCTTGAGAAGTAATGTCGGCAAATGCTGAATGAGCAGAAAATAATGCGAATGCTGCGGCGATGCAAGTATATTTAATGGTGTGTTTCATGGCAATAATAACTCCTTGTGTTTCAACTCTTGCGCGACTACGATGCTAACCCTGTAAACTAGGGATTAACTAGATACTCTAAAGAACTTAGCTAAGTCAATCAAGCTTTTATTTTGTGTTAGTTCTCTTCCAATAGGGGCGATAGCGTTTGATTAAAAAGAATTGCTTGATGGAAAATATTGCAGAATGAGCACTCGCCTTTTAAACGCTGCGTGGTATATACTTATTTTTTAAAAATTTTCAGAGTTGCTATGAAAGCATTATACGATATTTTTTCTATCATCATTTTTGTGATTGTCTATTACTTTTATGGTTTTTATAGTGCCGTAGCGGCGATTAATATTATGATGTTTTTAGGCGTTATTTTATATCGTTTAAAATTCAAAAAATTCGACCGCATGCAGGTTGCGATTTTTTTAGTGATTTTACTCTTATCAATTCCTACGTTTGTCATGCATAATGAATTATTTTTTAAATGGAAACCCAGCATTATCAGCTGGATATTCGCCGCTGGCCTACTGTTGTCGCCATGGTTTGGCGAGAAAAAAACGTTATTTCAGCGTATTTTAGAAAAAGAAAATATTCAAGTCAGCAAAAAATCGCATCATTTGATTAATTTATTATGGGTAATTTATTTTATAGTATTTGGTGGTGTAAATTTATTAGTGGCTTATTTATTTTCAACGAAGGTTTGGGTATGGTTTAAATTAATTGGCAGTCTCGGATCGATGATCATCATGGCGCTATTAACCACCCTCATTCTTTATCCACAACTGCGTGATAAACAGGAGTAGTAACAATGTTATTTGTGATTCGAGCATTTGATAAAACAGATGGTTATAAAATTCGTCCCCAAGTTCGTCCTGAACATATTGCACGCGTGGAGTTATTAAAAAATCAACAACGCTTAGTGTTAGCAGGTCCGCTGTTAAATGCAGAAGAAACGCCAATCGGTAGTTTAATTATTGCTGAATTTAATTCCATAGAAGAAGCAACGACCTGGGCATATGCCGATCCTTATCAAACGGCTGGCATTTTTGCTCAGATTGAAATTAATTATTTTAAACAGGTATTTTAAACATGGATAATTCCAAACGCATACAAACCATGCGAAACTTACTCACTCAACAATTATCACCCACTTATTTAGAAATAATCGATGATAGTCATCTTCATCAAGGACATATTGGTGCTCAATCCGGTGCTGGACATTTCACTATTAAAATTGCGGCAAAACAATTTGAAGATAAAAAATTAATTGAACAACATCGTTTAGTTTACCAGGCCTTGCAACCACTGATGCCACAGGATATTCATGCGTTGATTATTAAGATTATGTAACTGCTTGACACTGATTCATTTTCTTTAACAATATACAAATGACTATTTTGTTTATCCCCTCCTCTGCCAATATCATTAATTGAATTAAACTTGAATCAATGTAGCCTATGGGCTACAATTAAGAAGGGCAGCGTATGAAGGAGTTACGGGTATATCGTACTAAAGCAGGTAAACAACCGTTTACTGATTGGCTTGCATCATTAAACGATAAAATTGTTAGAGCCCAAATAAATAGTCGCCTAAATCGAGTTGCCTTAGGCAACTTTGGTGATTATAAGTCTGTTGGAAGCGGCATAATGGAATTACGAATTCATCGTAGCCCAGGTTACCGAATTTATTTTAAAGAGCATGATAATACTATAATTTTATTACTATTTGGCGGGAACAAAAAAACACAAAAAGATGATATTCAAAAAGCTAAAGAATATTGGATTGATTTTAAGGAGCGATATTATGATTAGATCTAAATCTAAAATACTTAAAATGACTGGCAGTTATGATGATTGGTTAATTAACTCTTTGCGTAATAAAAAAGAAGCTGCCACTTATTTAAAAGTTGCTCTAGAAGAATTTCAACAGGATAATAATTTGGCGGCCTTTTTATTAGCGTTACGTCAGGTAGTAGATGCGCAAGGAGGAATTGGATTGCTCGCTCAAAAAACTCACTTAAATCGCGAGAGTTTATACAAAACCTTATCGGGAAAAACCAATCCAAAACTCCAAACCATTGGCATGGTATTAAAACAACTCGGTTTTGAACTTTCTCTTCGCGTGGTATAGTTTGCAAATGGTATAAGTATGATTTATAATGCAAATACTACTACCCCTGCGGTTTCGCCCGTAGGGTAAAAAGCCTCCTTGTGAGGCTTTTGTCTTTTCAAAGGGTTAAAAATGCAACAAAAAAGAACGATAGTATATGTTGATGGATTTAATTTATACTATGGTTCGCTTAGAAAAACGGATTATAAATGGCTCGATCTGAAAAGATTGTTTACCCTGTTATTGGGCGAGACACATGCTATTCAGGAAATTAAATATTTCACTGCAAAAATTTCTCCTCGTGATAAAACTGATAAATCACCTGACCGCCAAAAACTCTATTTATTAGCAATTTCTAAATATATTCAAGAATTAAAAATCTATTACGGACACTACTTAACAAGTAAAATAATGGCAAAAGTATGTGAACCAACTTCGACTATTCCAAAATTTATTCAGGTATTTAAAACTGAAGAGAAGGGATCAGATGTTAATTTAGCTTTGCATATTCTTAATGATGCTTGGTTAAATAAATATGATTGTGCTGTATTAGTATCAAATGATGGCGATATAGCAGAAGCATTACGGTTTGTAAAAGAAGAACATCAAAAAATGATTGGACTGATTGTTCCTGGCAATGATAAATATCGTAAAGCAGCAGTGGTATTAAGTAAATATG of the Legionellales bacterium genome contains:
- a CDS encoding septation protein IspZ, which codes for MKALYDIFSIIIFVIVYYFYGFYSAVAAINIMMFLGVILYRLKFKKFDRMQVAIFLVILLLSIPTFVMHNELFFKWKPSIISWIFAAGLLLSPWFGEKKTLFQRILEKENIQVSKKSHHLINLLWVIYFIVFGGVNLLVAYLFSTKVWVWFKLIGSLGSMIIMALLTTLILYPQLRDKQE
- a CDS encoding tryptophan--tRNA ligase, producing the protein MIYGESYLNQSSFSRVLSGMRPTGALHLGHYHGALKNWVRLQHEHECFFCVVDLHALTTHYDEPQSFETNVWEMVVDWLAAGINPGSANIFIQSQVAEHAELHLLLSMITPLGWLERVPTYKEQQEKLKEKDLSTYGFLGYPLLQSADIMLYKATYVPVGEDQVPHIELTREIARRFNHIYGRDTDYEQKAQEAILKLGKKNAKLYRTLLQRYQQEGDHEALATGQALVEEQNHISISDRERLHGYLEGGGKIILPEPQPLLTQNPKLPGLDGQKMSKSYHNTIALRDTPEVVEQKVKTMQTDPARVRLTDPGDPEKCPVWGLHKVYSKQETLDWVSQGCRSAGIGCLECKKPLIQSIQEELVPIRDRAQEYLDNPSLVKAVVAEGCERAKEVARDTMVDVRDAIGIDYT
- a CDS encoding NYN domain-containing protein — protein: MQQKRTIVYVDGFNLYYGSLRKTDYKWLDLKRLFTLLLGETHAIQEIKYFTAKISPRDKTDKSPDRQKLYLLAISKYIQELKIYYGHYLTSKIMAKVCEPTSTIPKFIQVFKTEEKGSDVNLALHILNDAWLNKYDCAVLVSNDGDIAEALRFVKEEHQKMIGLIVPGNDKYRKAAVVLSKYADFTLRISKKSLTESQLPEKIPGTNLYKPIAW
- a CDS encoding transcriptional regulator, producing the protein MTGSYDDWLINSLRNKKEAATYLKVALEEFQQDNNLAAFLLALRQVVDAQGGIGLLAQKTHLNRESLYKTLSGKTNPKLQTIGMVLKQLGFELSLRVV
- a CDS encoding porin family protein, producing MKHTIKYTCIAAAFALFSAHSAFADITSQGLYITGQLGAAQIATPTTNDRTGASPLNGKARGAFAWGLNAGYQFLVNPNFLMGAELAYHDDGYSSVTFASNNQYRITSEQFDLLATFRYVLNSQWSVFLKPGIARLQQHYSIWQIARNSGIDPVTTTRHFKPVLAVGASFALNNHNALSLTYQHTFGKNLNTISKAFTPTSGVIGAQQDVYKGGASVDSILVGWSYYFN
- a CDS encoding type II toxin-antitoxin system RelE/ParE family toxin is translated as MKELRVYRTKAGKQPFTDWLASLNDKIVRAQINSRLNRVALGNFGDYKSVGSGIMELRIHRSPGYRIYFKEHDNTIILLLFGGNKKTQKDDIQKAKEYWIDFKERYYD
- a CDS encoding BolA family transcriptional regulator, which produces MDNSKRIQTMRNLLTQQLSPTYLEIIDDSHLHQGHIGAQSGAGHFTIKIAAKQFEDKKLIEQHRLVYQALQPLMPQDIHALIIKIM
- a CDS encoding threonylcarbamoyl-AMP synthase encodes the protein MSTTLHIHPLNPQQRLIHRAIEIIRQGGVIVYPTDSAYALGCQIGDKHALDRIRQIRQIDEKHNLTLICRDLSDISTYAIVNNSAFRFLKAYTPGPYTFLLKATREVPRRLQNPHRKTIGIRIPENPIAMALLEALGEPMMTTTLILPNEEMPLLDPYEIDIQVGHAVDLIIDGGYCGFEATTVFDLVDDIPTIVRQGKGDVGRMQ
- a CDS encoding PHP domain-containing protein, with the translated sequence MLTCYDLHTHTNHSDGSLSPEDLVARAEAVGVTMLAITDHDTISAIPSALQAANHLEIIPGIEFSSRWQSVDIHILGLAIDIHHPDLLAGIAEQQSSRERRNRAIAERLTQLGVPNAYEGTAALNRDHNLGRVHFAQYLVQCGFANDFKQAFTRYLKPGKPAFVEQPWLDFTIIIKLIKQAGGFAVLAHPLEYQLKSKRLRQLLRDFKQAGGDGLEIISAQTPNDKLLYLARLAEQFDLYSSQGSDFHGDHMPWRQLGRFATLPAKARPIWKCWQS